From a single bacterium genomic region:
- a CDS encoding bifunctional 3,4-dihydroxy-2-butanone-4-phosphate synthase/GTP cyclohydrolase II, producing the protein MNYRFAKIEDAVNDLKQGKLVIVVDDEDRENEGDFIGAAQLVTPEMINFMAKEGRGLICVALTPERIEELKLKPMSEEGNAIHGTAFTVSVDYIHGTTTGISAFDRAKTIKALVSSDTKPDDFAKPGHVFPLRAVPGGVLRRAGHTEAAVDLARIAGLYPAGVLCEIMDEDGNMARLPRLFQIAEKFGLKVITIADLIEYRMRTEKLVERVVRAHLPTKWGDFDIIVYRDILTDEHHIALVKGDVAGKKNVLVRVHSQCFTGDLLGSLRCDCGDQLHAAMRQIEEEGLGVLLYMRQEGRGIGLIEKIKAYHLQDLGFDTVEANCRLGHDADLRDYGIGAQILADLGLTTIRLLTNNPKKVIGLEGYGLKIVEQIPIVAEPTPYNVDYLRTKKEKMGHKIPDDVLKKVGNKNDKEK; encoded by the coding sequence ATGAACTACAGATTCGCCAAAATAGAGGATGCGGTAAACGACCTTAAACAGGGCAAGCTCGTTATAGTTGTTGATGATGAGGATCGTGAAAACGAAGGTGACTTCATCGGTGCCGCACAGCTTGTCACACCGGAGATGATTAATTTTATGGCGAAAGAGGGACGCGGACTTATATGCGTGGCGCTTACTCCGGAGCGAATAGAAGAACTTAAGCTTAAGCCGATGTCCGAGGAAGGAAACGCGATTCATGGAACTGCATTCACCGTGTCAGTAGACTATATTCACGGCACCACGACTGGAATTTCGGCTTTCGACAGGGCTAAAACCATAAAGGCGCTTGTCTCATCAGATACGAAGCCGGACGACTTTGCAAAACCCGGTCATGTCTTCCCGTTAAGGGCGGTTCCCGGAGGAGTCCTGAGACGAGCTGGTCACACTGAGGCTGCCGTTGACCTTGCGAGAATAGCCGGGCTATATCCTGCTGGTGTGCTTTGCGAGATAATGGATGAGGACGGAAATATGGCTCGTCTGCCGAGGTTGTTCCAGATAGCTGAAAAGTTCGGGCTTAAGGTTATAACTATAGCTGACCTCATAGAATACAGAATGAGAACCGAGAAACTTGTCGAGCGAGTCGTACGAGCTCATCTTCCCACCAAGTGGGGGGATTTTGACATCATAGTTTATAGGGACATACTTACAGACGAGCATCACATAGCGCTCGTTAAAGGAGATGTTGCTGGGAAAAAGAATGTTTTGGTGAGGGTGCATTCACAGTGTTTTACGGGAGACCTTCTTGGGTCGCTTCGGTGTGATTGTGGTGACCAGCTTCACGCTGCCATGCGTCAGATAGAGGAAGAGGGGCTTGGTGTACTTCTATATATGCGTCAGGAGGGAAGAGGAATAGGTTTAATTGAAAAAATAAAAGCGTACCACCTTCAGGACCTCGGTTTCGACACTGTTGAGGCTAACTGCCGTCTCGGGCATGATGCTGACCTCAGGGATTACGGGATAGGAGCTCAAATTCTCGCTGATTTAGGACTTACTACTATAAGGCTTCTTACCAATAATCCCAAAAAAGTTATTGGACTCGAGGGCTATGGTCTCAAGATAGTTGAGCAGATACCTATTGTTGCCGAGCCGACACCTTACAATGTGGATTACCTTCGAACGAAAAAAGAAAAAATGGGGCATAAAATTCCCGATGATGTGCTGAAAAAAGTAGGCAATAAAAACGATAAAGAAAAGTAA